A window of Coleofasciculus chthonoplastes PCC 7420 genomic DNA:
ATTGTAATCCCTTCTAAACTTTCACTGACCCGACCCGCTACACTGAGGAGAATATCCGTAATATCGACATCCGCCATATCTAAGTCTTGGGAAGACTCAAAGTAAACTACATAGTAGCCCTGCTTTTCTAACTCGGCTTTGAGTCGTAGCAATTCGGTGGACTTCCCGCAGCCAATATGACCTGTAAACAGTTGGCAAGTGGGTTCATCGGGTGAAATTAAGGCAATGGTGCGTTGCAATGACTGAATAATTCGATTCCCTCTCACCGGGGAAAAATCAATATAATACTGCTGATCTTCAACTTCCCCTACGGTTAAGGGCTTGCTTGGATTGCACGCTTTATAAAATCTCGGTAGATCTAGTCCCATAAGTCCTCATCGTCCTGATTCTATTGTCGTTGAAAGATACGGCATCTCGCCACGCGATCGCACTTGTCGCATTATCCTGGTTATCCTCGTCGTCACAATAACCCGCCCACCGACAGGTTTTGGGTTTTTCTTTCCTAGCAACCAGGAAAAATGGGGGAGACTCTTGCCTATCGAGTGTAACCTGAGACGTTCTCGGGCTAAGTCTGGAAAATACGAATGCTTGATTTGCTGTGCTTCCAGAATGCGCTGAACTGTGACCTGCCTCAAGCAGTAAAATAGGGAACAGGAGGCTGACACTCAATAGTCGTTTATTCATTTTTTCCTACAAATTGCTAGATCGATGTGAGGATTGCGATTACTCTTCCATCCGTTTTCTCTTCACTATTCTGGACGCCTGACCCGAAATCAGGATACTATAGGTGTCTTGTTGTCAAGAAATTATCAGGATTGGGGACAGGTGACGTTGGTTAATAAATGTAACGACACTCGCGATCGCACATATAATCCAAGACCTAATTCTGAGTAATAGACAGAGACTGACCCCCAGGCGTCCGGTTTAAACAGTCCTTAAATACTACAAGTTACAATAGTATCCATGAAAAATTATTTAGGAGCGGTTATGAGTACGCCACCTTAAATGCGGCAAGGGGGCGGACGCCTGTACCTGAAAGGTCAGCGTCTGGGGAATTGCCGCCAACAAATAAATTGAGTGACAGCGAATCCTTGTGTTTAGAATGCATATTCATATCCGTCAGCTCTATGAATTGTTTTCAGATATTTTGGATGCACGTCGAATTTTTGACTTCCTGTGGTTAACTTGAAGCTTGGTTTGAATCGAATCGCTATTCGACCCCTGTAGGCTCCTGCATACTTTCCAGTTAAAACATTAGCTTCAACCAAGTCTCCAGTTTGGAAACCCATGAAGAATTTCTTTCGCGGAGCATGACGAATTGGGAACCCAAATTTATTGGTTCCGCAACGTTGTCTTTTTCCGTGACCTTTGGCTTTAACGCTCAAAGGTTTAATTCCGTTAAGAAGAAGTTTTTTAGGCGTTGAAGTACCAACACAAGCTGCATCAGTCCAATGAGTTTTTTCGATGCCTTTCGTTTTACGGTTGAACTTTGTTCGACCTCCAGAACCTACCTCTACTGGCAAACCAGTTGACTGAAGCCTTCGATACAGTTCCCAACGGGTAGCATTAACGGCTGCGGCATCTTTAAGAGGTGCTTTGGCTTGAGCTAATACCCGCTTGAGGACTTCTGGTTTCTTTTTCAGGAATTCTTCAACGGGTTTGTTCCCCTTAGCTTGGTTGCAGGAATGACAACTAAGGCAGAGATTACTGACTCTATTGGAACCTCCCTTACTTCTAGCAATTATATGTTCAATCTCGAAGGGGACATTTTTAACGCCACAGTAAGCGCATTTTCTTTCCCATTTGGCGAGTAAATACTCTTTGACCTCAAAACCAAACAGTTCACCTCGTTGGTACTCAACCCCGTTAATTTCAGGGTTTTGGATATGCTGCAAATCGAACCTGACTAGCTCTTGAGAGATTGTGGTAACTGGGCAAAGTTTTCTGATTCGCCTCACCCAAGTTTCAATATTGGCAATTCGACTCTCAAGGGATGGTGGTAGCCATCCATTTTTACGGGTTCTGTTCAGGAAGCGGGGTTTGCGGTAACGAGTTTTGCGATTGCGTCGCCCCCTCCTTAATGATCTGCGGGATTCAAGGGAATCTTTAACCTGTTGCCCTCGGTGTGAGATTTCAAAAGCGCTTGTTACACGTCCTGTTTTCTCTTGAACAACCGCAATACCCGTTGTCTTGCTGCCAGGGTCTATTTTAATTCGGTGCGGATGAGTAACAGACTCTGACTCGGCTCTGTCTTGCAAAACAATAGTGAATGGATAGCGCTTAAATACCTTAGCCCTCTCTTGCGAGAGTAGTTCTCTAGCCCTTGCTGGATGACAAGGGTCAAGAGGTTTCAGGTTTTTATCTAGAACGAAAACACGCATTACTGCATCTCTCAATTTCTTGGTAAAGTTTGCCTCGACGGTGTTAAGACCCGGTACTTTCTGAGTAACACTGGCTTTTCCGAATGACCTGTTTAATTACCCAGTTGTAGAGCAAGGAACTGGCACGCATCCCTTGGTACGAACGTTAACTCTTAGTCTTAACGGCTGCTCGGTTCGGCTCCGCTCACCGAGCGAAGTCGAGGTGAGCCGTCTGGTCAACAGGCTTTTTCAAGCCCACACCATACCCCTAAGGGTTGGTGTGCGGTAGTTGACGTCGAACGTTCCGCAAATTTACTCCCGTGCTTCTCAGTGTAACGCTGTGTTGGACAACACTGGCTTGTCAGGATGCAACTAACTATTCTCAGCCTGTAGGACAACAGAACACCAACACTGTATCGTCTCAGACTCGACTCACAGATGGGAAGTATCCTCTCCAGCAAGTGACCTACAATGACGCGAATGGGCAGTATACTTTATTTTTAATGAACTCCACGCCCCCGGTTTACAGTACCACGAACCCGCAAATGATACCTCTGACGCCAGAGGAACTCAACGCTGGGGAACAAAGTTATCTACAAATGCAGAATAACCAAGCCGTGTTGCATTTGAGTCCAGAGTTTCAGATTGAATATATCCACGCCGTTACTGAACCCGCCGGGAACAATGAAATGGTAATTGTGCGTGAGGAATCAACCTATTGGCAACCCTTTGAGAGTGATGGGGAGATTGAGATTGAACTGGACTTTTATTCTCCTCGATACTATATTCCACCCCCCTATCAATCCGGTCAAGTGCTGCATAGTGGTTATCATGCCTCAAGTTATGACCAAGCGGTAGCTAAATATCAAAGCAACCACAATACACCACCGCCTGTAGTGCGGAACAATCAGTTACGTACATCAGGAGTCTTGCGGAAGTCAACCACGAGTCAAACCACAACTCCGAGAACCTCACCCGCATCCACGAATTCATCCAGTACAACCCCATCAACACCAACGGATAAATCAACAACGCCTCAAGCTTCACCGGGAACAACGAATCCAGCTACAACCACTCAATCTGCACCACCATCGACAGGTTCCTCAACAAGTTCCTCCCCGTCTTCATCAAGTAGCAGAACCACGGGTTCGGGTTACGGGAGTAGTAATTTAAGACAGTCTAGCCAATCGAAACCTAAGCCCAGTTCATCCCGAAATCGTTCCTCTAGTTTTGGTAGTAGTAGCAGCCGATCTTCTGGGTCGAAGAAGAAACGTTGAATAATTTTATTGGAGAAGTTACATCTACATAAGTATAGCGGTTCTCAATTACGAATCGCACACCAAAATGTAGGGGTGCAAGGCTTGCGCCCTTATGCAATTAAGGACTCATTTAATTTAACGGTCTAGGTTCCAATTATGGATAATGATTTAGTTCTTTTTCTAGCAGGTGTTAGCTTTCTCATCCTCTATTTAGTCTTCTCAGCGCTAACTGAGATGGGGACAAAGCTTCCTTGGAAAAAATAACGGGAATCCTGGGGACTGGAAGTCGCTGCTACACAAAAAAAGTCCGCCGGCGCGGACTGGATTGTCTGGATTACAAAGTTAATATAGTTTCATCAATGGTAAGCTAATACAAGGTTTCAGGACTTTATCTAGACTTTTTATCTTGAACATTTATTCAACAATCCCTAATTACAATTTGACTTAAGCGCTTCAAAATTTTGAGAACGCTGTACAAATCTCCAGGGTTGCGAGTCGCTAACAAGTTTGATGTCGCGTATTTGGGATAGTCTTCCTGAACACATTTGACAAATATGAACGTTCCTCCACTGGTAATCATGCCATAGCTAGGTTTTTCTGGATTGGGATTTCCTAGCATATACGCCAACATTTGGGCAAGTCCGGCTTCAATGGAATAGGAGGCTCGTTTCGACTCGATAACCATAACCCAAAGCTGGTTTTTTAAGACTAATGTATCAATTCTTCCCCTGATAATTACGACATCATCTTCCTCGACAATATCAATGGATTGTTCGGATTTAACGTAAAAGGGAGCCAGATAAAAATCACCAATGAAGAGAATAGGGTCTAAGACAGCCATTCTCACCCCATCCTCTAGTAAGGGGGGATAGTTAAGCAGATTGAGATAACCCGCTTTTACTTTGTCTAATTGTTGTTTGTCGGAATCAGATAGCTCGGGTAAATCTTCCTGCCACTCGGTAAAAAATTGGTTGTCTTCAACCAATTGGAGTCTATAGTTTTCTAGGAGATAACGCAAGTCTATATCTTGGGATTGAATGATTTGTACCATAACGAATTGGTGACATTTATTGTTTGTTTCCCGTTCTATAATACCCGTCGATGGAATCTAATCTTTTAAGTAGGTGGACATATTATGTCGCACTGCGAACTAAAATAACGGTACTCTTCACCCGCCGCGCGATCGCTTCCGGTATATTCTCCTGAATCATGAGCTGTAATAGCCCTTCCCGACTTGCGCCTAAAACCACGACATCGCATAATTGGTTATTAGCGATATAAACCACCGCATCAGAAACCTCACTGGCGCGAATAGGAATCCGGCGAATCCGACCCTCGGTTTGTTTCTTTAAAAAGTCGCTAGCTTCTTCTATGGCGGTTGTATCCATAATCGTATCTTCTGGATCAAAGACTTGGCATAATCGAATATCGGGTGGCTTACTACTTAAGGGAATTAACGCTGGCAGAAATTCCAAAGCGCGTTGCGAATTCGGACCGCCTGCGATGGGAATCAACCAACGCTGAAAGAAGGGAGGGATATAAGGCGGATGCATCATTTCACCCAATTTAACGACCATCACATCACAGGGCGCTTGTCGAATCACTGCATCCACTACCCCGCCAAAAATGCGTCCAGGGGTTGAGGTTGAGCCTTTCCACCCCATCATCATCAAATTAATATGTCGCTCTTTAATGGTGTCTAGAATCCCTTGAGTAATATCCTGACTCACCCGTATTTGAGTGTGAACGGGTATATTCCAATCTCGTCCCCACTTTTCCGCCTGACGTAATAACCGACGACTTTTTGTGGTTGTTACTGGCGTTTCTGCAGGAGACGTGCTGCGGGAGACGAGAATCACTTGTAGACATTCCAATTCATAGTCGCGATCGCGGGCGATGGCGGCGGCGAGTTTGACTAATATGGGGGCGGTTTGGGGATTAGCGATGGGAACTAATAACCGTCCTCGTCCCGTTTCTGGCGATCGGGTTTGATAAACTACATAAGAGGGTTCTGATTGTGATCTAGTCTGAGTTGTCTTACTATCAAGCTGATCCAATTCCGCCCGAATAATATCGCTGCGGGTAATAATTCCCAATAACTTCCGCCCTTCAGTGACTGGGAGGCGACTGAGGTGATAACGGTTGAGCAGATAAAGCACATCGACTAAACTCGCTGTCGGCTTCACCGTTATCGGGTGCGATGTCATAATCTCTGCTAGAGGTGTGGTGCCGGGAAACGGACAACGGGGCGGATTGCCTTGCATTTTTGTCGCCTGTGTAAGATCTGATTGACTAATAATCCCCACTAGCGTCCCTTCATCTACCACAGGAAACCCTTGGTGCGTCGAACGAGATACCATCTGCAAGGCGTCATCCAGAGTCATGTGCAGCGATAAGGTTTCTACCTGTCGTTGCATCAAATCCTCTGCTGTTAACCCAACCAATGAACCCTTGTCTACTTTTTGAGTGGGGGAGGTATACCCTCTCCATTCCAACAGACGCTGATAAAGTGAGCCTTTGGAGAGTTGATCGGCAATTAGATAAGACACCACACAGGTGATCATTAACGGTAAAACCAGATTGAAATCCGCCGTAATCTCAAATATGATCACAATCGCGGTTATAGGAACCTTAGATACAGCACTAAAAAACGCCCCCATCCCTGCCAAGGCGTAAGTCGTCGGTTCCCCAACCCCTAAAAACGATAATTTAGCAACGCCCACCAGATAACCCAAGGCAGAACCCAAAACCAGTGACGGGTGAAATAAACCCCCAGGAGCGCCTGATCCATAAGAAACTAGGGTGAGAAAAAAGTAGGTTACTAAAGCGAGGCTAGTGAATTGCCAACTTTCTGCGCCTGTAATTAACAACTCCCGCAACCCACGATTATTGCGAAAATCCGGGGGTAACAGAGAAACCACACAACCACAGATTAATCCCGCTAGCCCCATTTTTACCGCCAAAGAGACATGAAAGCGGCGTTGTAGCGTCAATGAAAACAGAATCCCACGATTAAATAAGGTTGCCAGTAATCCGGCTAAAAGACCCAGGATTAAATAAAAGGGAATCTCCGGAGCAGAAAAACTACTGGTTGTTTGAGTTAGTTCCAGGTTCAGGTCGAGACTACGACCCCCTAAAATCCGGGAAATCACCGCACCGATAAACGAAGCGAGAATCGCTGTTCCTAGCGTTAAGCCGGAAAAATCATGGATTAATTCCTCAACCACAAACAAAATACCCGCGATTGGGGTATTAAACCCCGCCGCTAAACCCGCCGCTGAACCCGCCGCAATGAGCTGGCGTCGATGGCTCGGAGAGGTAGGAAACCAACGGCTAAACTGAGCCGCTAACGCTGCACCAATATGAACTGTGGGTCCTTGACGTCCCAGGGTCAGTCCTGCCGCGATCGCTAAAATACTACTGACGAGTTTAACCAGCGCTACACGCAAATCTAGAGCGATGGGATACCCTCCAAGTGCGGCTTTAATCTGAGGAATACCACTCCCAGAAGCATCGGGTGCCAAATACTCAACCAAGAATCCAGACAGTGCTCCCAATACCAGTCCGAAAGCGGGTAAAACTAGAAAGGGCGGAAATTGTTCAGAAGTTTGAACCCGCCATGAACCGAGCCAACCAATACTGTGTTGGAGTAACACGGCGGATAGCGCAGAAACCACCCCAATTAAACAAGCTTCTGCGATCGCCAAACGTCGCTTGGGCAGTAACCATTGACGTATGGGATTGATCATTTGTCATTTGTCATTTGTCATTTGTTAGGGAAAAGGTAACAGGGAACAGGGAATAGGCAATAGGTAAGGTAGAGTTTTGAGTTAACTTCCTCAGCTTCCCCAGCTCCCCCAGCTCCCCCAGCTTCCCCGGCTCCCCATCACCCCATCATCTCCTAACGAGCTAAATCAAAATAGAGGTCTGCTCAGATGCAGTGACTGAGAGTCCTTCTAAAATTAAAGAGGGGGTATAACACGGACCATTCCATTCTGCATCTTCACCCAGAGCAACAATCTGCTTGAGGGCAGTGTAGACGTTACCCGCAACCATAGTGTCTTTTACCCGACCGATGATCATACCGTTGCAGACGCGATACCCTAAATCTACATTGACAGAAAAGTCTCCAGATATGCCA
This region includes:
- the iscB gene encoding RNA-guided endonuclease IscB — translated: MRVFVLDKNLKPLDPCHPARARELLSQERAKVFKRYPFTIVLQDRAESESVTHPHRIKIDPGSKTTGIAVVQEKTGRVTSAFEISHRGQQVKDSLESRRSLRRGRRNRKTRYRKPRFLNRTRKNGWLPPSLESRIANIETWVRRIRKLCPVTTISQELVRFDLQHIQNPEINGVEYQRGELFGFEVKEYLLAKWERKCAYCGVKNVPFEIEHIIARSKGGSNRVSNLCLSCHSCNQAKGNKPVEEFLKKKPEVLKRVLAQAKAPLKDAAAVNATRWELYRRLQSTGLPVEVGSGGRTKFNRKTKGIEKTHWTDAACVGTSTPKKLLLNGIKPLSVKAKGHGKRQRCGTNKFGFPIRHAPRKKFFMGFQTGDLVEANVLTGKYAGAYRGRIAIRFKPSFKLTTGSQKFDVHPKYLKTIHRADGYEYAF
- a CDS encoding chloride channel protein → MINPIRQWLLPKRRLAIAEACLIGVVSALSAVLLQHSIGWLGSWRVQTSEQFPPFLVLPAFGLVLGALSGFLVEYLAPDASGSGIPQIKAALGGYPIALDLRVALVKLVSSILAIAAGLTLGRQGPTVHIGAALAAQFSRWFPTSPSHRRQLIAAGSAAGLAAGFNTPIAGILFVVEELIHDFSGLTLGTAILASFIGAVISRILGGRSLDLNLELTQTTSSFSAPEIPFYLILGLLAGLLATLFNRGILFSLTLQRRFHVSLAVKMGLAGLICGCVVSLLPPDFRNNRGLRELLITGAESWQFTSLALVTYFFLTLVSYGSGAPGGLFHPSLVLGSALGYLVGVAKLSFLGVGEPTTYALAGMGAFFSAVSKVPITAIVIIFEITADFNLVLPLMITCVVSYLIADQLSKGSLYQRLLEWRGYTSPTQKVDKGSLVGLTAEDLMQRQVETLSLHMTLDDALQMVSRSTHQGFPVVDEGTLVGIISQSDLTQATKMQGNPPRCPFPGTTPLAEIMTSHPITVKPTASLVDVLYLLNRYHLSRLPVTEGRKLLGIITRSDIIRAELDQLDSKTTQTRSQSEPSYVVYQTRSPETGRGRLLVPIANPQTAPILVKLAAAIARDRDYELECLQVILVSRSTSPAETPVTTTKSRRLLRQAEKWGRDWNIPVHTQIRVSQDITQGILDTIKERHINLMMMGWKGSTSTPGRIFGGVVDAVIRQAPCDVMVVKLGEMMHPPYIPPFFQRWLIPIAGGPNSQRALEFLPALIPLSSKPPDIRLCQVFDPEDTIMDTTAIEEASDFLKKQTEGRIRRIPIRASEVSDAVVYIANNQLCDVVVLGASREGLLQLMIQENIPEAIARRVKSTVILVRSAT